One stretch of Penaeus vannamei isolate JL-2024 chromosome 7, ASM4276789v1, whole genome shotgun sequence DNA includes these proteins:
- the LOC138862166 gene encoding uncharacterized protein, with translation MASARLASPLTSTAGPPLSPSHNNSHYTSFCVYLFTDHPRGRPHKYRGAEPSRNNLRCLVPRGCISVTPAARATPRPPASAATAAAASAAASGDLERMGPSFPHSNKDQIDSLVNTVRIFSEDIKMEFGLSKCGELIIKRGKVVESDGLCMPDGAMMRNVEESGYKYLGVLEVDGIKHDQMKDQVKKEYTRRVRNILKSKLNGGNIISAINSRAVSVVRYGAGIIKWTKNELEEMDRKTRKLMTMYGAQHPKADVDRLYLKRYDGGRGLLGVEDCVQAEVNSLDKYLRASEENMLKGKSTIIAAQDQALCTGNLRKRVYGEDIDSSCRVCGAAEETVAHIVSECQKLALKEYKEPEKVLESDECKILWDFPIQTDKTLEHNRPDITVIEKNSKKCLLIDPACPFDTRIERKEEKCNNYCDLKYEIARMWRMKEVEVIPVVVGALGSVTKDFEKWVQKLDLGITAEMLQKPCLLGTARIIRKVLDMK, from the exons ATGGCGTCTGCTCGTTTGGCCTCCCCGCTGACGTCTACCGCCGGCCCTCCGCTCTCCCCATCACATAACAATAGCCATTACACTTCTTTTTGCGTCTATCTCTTCACCGATCACCCTCGAGGCCGCCCCCATAAATATCGCGGGGCGGAACCTTCTCGAAATAATCTCAGATGCCTCGTGCCCCGAGGCTGTATATCAGTCACGCCTGCCGCCCGCGCCACGCCGCGCCCGCCCGCATCTGCCGCCACCGCCGCTGCCGCCTCTGCCGCTGCCTCCGGGGACCTCGAGCGCATGGGGCCCAGCTTTCCGCACTCCA ATAAAGATCAAATTGATAGTTTAGTAAATACAGTCAGAATATTCTCAGAAGATATCAAGATGGAGTTTGGATTATCTAAATGTGGAGAGCTAatcataaaaagaggaaaagtagttGAAAGCGATGGTCTCTGCATGCCAGATGGTGCAATGATGAGAAATGTTGAGGAAAGTGGATACAAGTATCTTGGTGTCTTGGAAGTGGATGGAATAAAGCATGATCAAATGAAAGATcaagtaaagaaagaatataCCAGAAGGGTCAGAAACATATTGAAATCAAAGTTAAACGGAGGAAATATAATCTCAGCCATTAATTCAAGAGCGGTATCAGTTGTCAGATACGGAGCAGGAATCATAAAGTGGACAAAGAATGAATTGGAGGAAATggacaggaaaacaagaaagctGATGACAATGTATGGGGCGCAACACCCAAAAGCAGATGTTGATAGGTTGTACTTGAAAAGATATGATGGTGGAAGAGGCTTGCTTGGCGTTGAAGATTGTGTGCAGGCAGAAGTCAACAGTCTTGATAAGTACTTACGCGCGTCAGAAGAAAACATGTTGAAAGGAA aaagtacaATCATAGCAGCACAAGATCAAGCCCTTTGCACAGGGAATTTGAGGAAACGAGTCTATGGAGAGGATATTGATTCAAGTTGTAGAGTGTGTGGTGCTGCAGAAGAAACAGTGGCACATATTGTGTCAGAATGCCAGAAACTAGCACTGAAGGAATACAAAGAA CCTGAAAAAGTATTGGAATCCGACGAGTGCAAGATTTTATGGGATTTccccatacaaacagacaagacactgGAACACAATAGACCGGATATCACTGTAAttgagaaaaatagcaaaaaatgccTTCTTATCGACCCAGCATGCCCATTTGACACTCGtattgaaaggaaagaagaaaagtgcaacaattactgcgacttaaaatatgagattgcaagaatgtggagaatgaaagaagttgaAGTAATCCCTGTAGTTGTAGGGGCATTAGGATCTGTGACGAAAGACTTTGAAAAATGGGTTCAAAAGCTAGATTTGGGAATAACAGCAGAAATGTTACAAAAGCCTTGTTTACTTGGAACAGCCAGAATTATTCGGAAAGTCTTGgacatgaaatga